A single genomic interval of Brevibacillus brevis harbors:
- a CDS encoding ABC transporter ATP-binding protein: MTTILEVEQLRTRFRTDSGVVSVVDGVDFFIRAGETLGVVGESGCGKSVTSLSIMRLLPPNGSTEGSIRFNGKNVLALSEKEMQGVRGNEIAMIFQEPMTSLNPLHTVGKQIEEAVMLHRKVTKAEAKDRAIAMLKAVGMPRAEEIYGEFPHQLSGGMRQRVMIAMAMSCDPKLIIADEPTTALDVTIQAQILDLMRDLKEKTGTSIMLITHDLGVVAEMCDRVIVMYAGQVVEETDVDTLFDNPKHPYTIGLMNSIPELDEEREYLETIPGAVPLPYQMPVGCRFAPRCSQAIAICHEKPPELLQLDNQKCRCWLYTKEGEQA, translated from the coding sequence ATGACGACCATCTTGGAAGTGGAGCAACTGAGAACCCGTTTTCGCACGGACAGCGGTGTCGTCAGTGTCGTGGACGGCGTCGACTTCTTTATCCGTGCTGGTGAAACGCTTGGCGTCGTGGGCGAATCGGGCTGTGGGAAGAGTGTAACCAGCCTGTCGATCATGCGCTTGCTGCCGCCCAACGGAAGCACGGAAGGATCGATTCGCTTCAATGGGAAGAACGTGCTTGCGCTGTCGGAAAAAGAGATGCAAGGTGTACGCGGTAATGAAATCGCGATGATTTTTCAAGAGCCAATGACATCCCTCAATCCGCTGCATACCGTAGGCAAACAGATTGAGGAAGCAGTCATGCTACATCGCAAGGTAACGAAGGCAGAGGCAAAGGACCGGGCGATTGCGATGCTAAAAGCAGTCGGAATGCCTCGTGCCGAAGAGATTTACGGAGAATTTCCGCATCAGCTCTCAGGAGGGATGCGCCAGCGTGTAATGATTGCGATGGCGATGTCCTGCGATCCGAAGCTGATTATTGCAGACGAGCCGACAACGGCACTGGATGTGACGATTCAGGCGCAAATTCTTGATTTGATGCGCGATTTAAAAGAGAAGACCGGAACCTCCATCATGCTGATTACACATGATTTGGGTGTGGTAGCCGAGATGTGCGACCGTGTTATCGTCATGTATGCCGGACAAGTCGTTGAGGAGACTGATGTCGATACGCTGTTTGACAATCCAAAGCATCCGTATACGATCGGGCTGATGAACTCGATTCCTGAGCTGGACGAAGAGCGCGAATATCTGGAAACCATTCCGGGAGCAGTTCCTTTGCCTTATCAAATGCCAGTGGGCTGTCGTTTTGCCCCGCGCTGTTCGCAAGCCATTGCGATTTGTCACGAAAAGCCCCCAGAACTCTTGCAACTGGACAATCAAAAATGTCGCTGCTGGCTGTATACGAAGGAGGGAGAACAGGCATGA
- a CDS encoding ABC transporter ATP-binding protein, whose translation MTTPLLEVKGLQQHFPIKGGFLKRTTGHVKAVDGIDLTVYPGETLGIVGESGCGKSTTGRTILRLLEPTAGEVWFDGKDLAKLPKEEMRIMRRNLQMIFQDPYASLNPRMTIKQILMESLMVHNIGTKVEREKVIEEIIQVVGLRKEHLNRHPHDFSGGQRQRIGIARALVVKPKLIIADEPVSALDVSIQSQVLNLLKDLKKEFNLTLMFISHDLSVVKHLCDRIAVMYLGRIVEIADKRTLFENPSHPYTRALLSAVPVAKPRQKRERILLTGDLPSPANPPSGCTFHPRCPYATEICKTQVPSLSDIGDGQLVSCHLVQSGELFR comes from the coding sequence ATGACGACACCTCTCTTAGAAGTAAAAGGGCTGCAACAGCATTTTCCCATCAAGGGTGGCTTTTTGAAGCGGACGACGGGACATGTCAAAGCAGTCGATGGTATTGATTTGACAGTGTATCCCGGTGAAACACTTGGCATTGTAGGGGAATCGGGCTGCGGCAAGTCTACGACGGGCCGAACGATTCTACGCCTTTTGGAGCCGACAGCAGGAGAAGTCTGGTTTGATGGCAAAGATTTAGCGAAGCTTCCCAAAGAAGAAATGCGCATCATGCGCCGAAACCTGCAAATGATTTTTCAGGACCCATACGCTTCACTGAATCCACGGATGACGATCAAGCAGATTTTGATGGAGTCGCTGATGGTACACAACATCGGGACAAAGGTAGAGCGGGAAAAAGTCATCGAAGAGATTATTCAGGTCGTTGGCTTGCGAAAAGAACATCTGAACCGCCATCCACACGATTTTTCCGGCGGACAGAGGCAGCGGATCGGAATCGCCCGCGCACTGGTCGTAAAACCAAAGCTGATCATTGCCGATGAGCCCGTATCTGCATTGGACGTATCGATTCAATCACAGGTACTCAATTTGTTGAAGGATTTGAAAAAAGAATTCAATCTCACCCTGATGTTCATTTCGCATGATTTGTCGGTCGTGAAGCACTTGTGCGACCGGATCGCGGTGATGTATTTGGGACGGATTGTAGAAATTGCTGACAAGCGGACGCTATTTGAGAACCCGAGTCATCCGTATACACGGGCGCTGCTCTCGGCTGTTCCAGTAGCGAAACCACGGCAAAAGCGCGAACGGATCTTGTTGACAGGCGATTTGCCGAGTCCCGCAAATCCACCGAGCGGCTGCACGTTTCACCCACGTTGTCCGTATGCGACCGAGATTTGCAAGACACAGGTGCCCAGTCTGTCAGACATCGGCGACGGCCAATTGGTATCCTGTCATTTGGTACAATCGGGCGAACTTTTCCGCTAG
- a CDS encoding chromate transporter: MIYWQLFLAFFRIGIFGFGGGPTMVPLFYTECVKKYKWVTDEDFSDNLALGNALPGPIATKLAAFIGYRVKGWKGALVANIAVVMPIVLVMIGLLQVIYQWKDAPGVYGMIQAIGPVIAVMTGVLTWEFLSKGWKGASSKAGVSLSLALSLVALLFLDWHPGIVVGIALAVSFAYSTWSVRKRKDKDGKEGVA, from the coding sequence ATGATTTACTGGCAATTATTTCTCGCCTTTTTCCGCATCGGAATCTTCGGGTTTGGGGGAGGACCTACGATGGTTCCTCTCTTTTACACCGAATGCGTGAAAAAGTACAAATGGGTGACAGATGAGGACTTTTCCGACAATCTGGCGCTAGGCAACGCTCTTCCAGGGCCCATTGCGACCAAGCTGGCCGCCTTTATCGGCTATCGGGTAAAAGGCTGGAAGGGTGCATTGGTGGCAAACATCGCAGTAGTGATGCCAATCGTGCTTGTGATGATCGGTTTGCTGCAAGTCATTTATCAATGGAAGGATGCGCCGGGTGTATACGGCATGATCCAGGCAATCGGTCCGGTAATCGCAGTCATGACAGGCGTCCTTACGTGGGAATTCCTTTCAAAGGGCTGGAAGGGAGCGTCCAGCAAAGCAGGTGTGAGCCTTTCCCTCGCCCTCTCACTCGTAGCGTTGCTCTTCCTTGATTGGCATCCGGGCATCGTCGTAGGGATTGCGCTGGCCGTTTCATTTGCCTACTCTACTTGGTCTGTCCGCAAGCGCAAGGACAAGGACGGCAAGGAGGGAGTAGCATGA
- a CDS encoding chromate transporter, which translates to MIYLQLFWAFFISNILGYGGGPPSIPLIQNEVVDHYQWMSVQEFGEVLAVGNALPSPIATKLAGYIGYQVAGVPGAVVALFATVAPTAIAMVLLMGFINLFRSAPQVKAMTQSVRPVVTVLLGTMTYQFLMGAVEGIGWMQTGILTVASYLLLETWKIHPAFVILGAMVYGFVFIG; encoded by the coding sequence ATGATCTATCTGCAATTATTTTGGGCCTTTTTCATCTCCAACATTTTGGGGTACGGGGGAGGACCACCGAGCATCCCTTTGATCCAAAATGAAGTGGTTGACCATTACCAGTGGATGAGTGTACAGGAATTCGGAGAAGTGCTGGCGGTAGGAAATGCACTGCCCAGCCCAATCGCGACCAAGCTTGCTGGATACATTGGCTATCAGGTAGCGGGCGTACCGGGTGCAGTAGTCGCATTATTTGCAACGGTTGCTCCGACAGCGATTGCGATGGTCTTATTGATGGGTTTTATTAACTTATTCCGCAGTGCTCCACAGGTAAAAGCGATGACCCAATCGGTACGCCCAGTCGTTACTGTCTTGCTCGGAACGATGACGTATCAATTCCTGATGGGTGCAGTCGAGGGAATCGGCTGGATGCAAACAGGGATTTTGACAGTGGCATCCTACCTTCTGCTCGAAACATGGAAGATCCATCCCGCTTTTGTCATTCTGGGAGCGATGGTGTACGGGTTTGTTTTCATCGGCTAG
- the ggt gene encoding gamma-glutamyltransferase, with translation MVNYDAMEYPYASKRVTTFAKNGMVATSQPLAAQAGLDILKKGGNAVDAAIATAACLTVVEPTSNGIGGDAFALVWIKDELHGLNASGPAPQGISIEALKAKGLEEMPTYGWTPVTVPGAPAAWAALSERFGRLPLTEVLQPAIDYAENGYPVSPTLAHYWNAAHKKFSQQCKGEEFAHWFSTFTPDGKVPKAGDIWKSPGHAETLRQIAETNAESFYRGELADKIDAFSRECDGYLRKEDLAAYAPEWVKPISVNYRGYDVWEIPPNGQGMIGLMALNILKGFDFDAKDTTETYHKQIEAMKLAFVDGLKYITEESKMKVSKEALLSEEYAATRRALIGHEALTPEPGQPKTSGTVYLATADGEGNMVSFIQSNYMGFGSGVVVPGTGIAMQNRGHNFSLDPAHDNCLEPGKRTFHTIIPGFLTKDGKAVGPFGVMGGFMQPQGHVQVVMNTIDFHLNPQASLDAPRWQWMEGKTVELERHFPEHLAQALERRGHTIKWAQLGNYFGRGQIIWRDENGVLSGGTDMRTDSCIAAW, from the coding sequence ATGGTTAATTATGACGCAATGGAATACCCATACGCATCGAAGCGCGTGACGACTTTTGCCAAGAACGGCATGGTAGCGACCTCGCAGCCACTGGCGGCACAAGCTGGTCTCGATATATTGAAAAAGGGCGGAAATGCAGTGGATGCTGCGATTGCAACGGCTGCGTGCCTGACTGTAGTAGAACCGACCTCGAACGGCATCGGGGGAGACGCGTTTGCCCTCGTGTGGATCAAAGACGAGCTGCATGGACTGAATGCAAGCGGGCCTGCACCACAAGGAATCTCCATTGAGGCATTAAAAGCAAAAGGTCTGGAAGAAATGCCGACCTACGGCTGGACACCTGTTACTGTACCAGGAGCTCCTGCTGCCTGGGCCGCCTTGTCCGAGCGTTTTGGACGCCTTCCGCTGACAGAGGTTTTGCAGCCAGCGATTGATTATGCGGAAAATGGCTATCCGGTATCGCCAACATTGGCGCATTATTGGAACGCTGCACACAAAAAGTTTTCCCAGCAATGCAAAGGGGAAGAGTTCGCTCATTGGTTCTCCACCTTTACGCCAGATGGCAAGGTGCCAAAAGCGGGCGACATCTGGAAGTCGCCGGGTCATGCTGAGACGCTGCGTCAAATCGCGGAAACAAATGCAGAGAGCTTCTATCGTGGAGAGCTGGCAGACAAGATCGATGCGTTCTCCCGGGAGTGTGACGGCTATTTGCGCAAAGAAGACTTGGCTGCCTATGCGCCGGAATGGGTGAAGCCGATCAGTGTCAACTACCGCGGCTATGACGTGTGGGAGATCCCGCCGAATGGGCAAGGGATGATCGGTCTAATGGCGCTGAACATTTTGAAGGGCTTTGATTTTGACGCAAAAGACACGACGGAAACATATCACAAGCAAATTGAAGCGATGAAGCTGGCATTTGTCGATGGATTGAAATACATCACAGAAGAGAGCAAAATGAAAGTCTCCAAGGAAGCATTGCTGTCTGAGGAATACGCTGCCACTCGCCGTGCACTGATTGGTCATGAAGCCTTGACGCCAGAGCCGGGTCAGCCGAAAACGAGCGGCACGGTCTATTTGGCGACTGCTGACGGTGAGGGCAACATGGTTTCCTTTATCCAAAGCAATTACATGGGTTTTGGTTCCGGGGTAGTTGTGCCGGGGACAGGGATCGCCATGCAAAACCGCGGTCATAACTTCTCGCTGGACCCTGCTCATGACAATTGCTTGGAGCCAGGCAAAAGAACGTTCCACACCATTATCCCGGGCTTCTTGACGAAGGACGGAAAAGCAGTGGGGCCATTCGGCGTCATGGGCGGCTTCATGCAGCCACAAGGACATGTGCAGGTGGTCATGAACACGATCGACTTTCACCTCAACCCACAAGCCTCACTTGATGCGCCGCGTTGGCAGTGGATGGAAGGCAAAACGGTGGAGCTGGAGCGTCATTTCCCTGAGCATTTGGCACAAGCTTTGGAGCGCAGGGGCCATACAATCAAGTGGGCACAGCTCGGCAATTATTTCGGGCGTGGACAAATCATTTGGCGTGATGAAAATGGTGTGCTGAGCGGTGGTACGGATATGCGTACGGATAGTTGTATTGCAGCTTGGTAG
- a CDS encoding response regulator, producing MNSILIVDDTAFTRLVLRNMFEKLGIKVVAEADSGEEAVRNYCLYRPSLVMMDITMPGMNGLAASRKIMELDKDAKIIICSAVARRDTVIKAIQAGARDFIAKPLQFERIEWAVQHLLETDTR from the coding sequence ATGAATAGCATTTTAATTGTTGATGATACAGCGTTTACGAGACTCGTGCTGCGAAACATGTTTGAGAAATTAGGTATTAAGGTAGTTGCAGAAGCTGATTCAGGGGAAGAGGCTGTTAGAAATTATTGTTTGTATCGACCGTCACTTGTCATGATGGATATTACCATGCCAGGCATGAACGGTTTGGCTGCTTCCCGAAAAATCATGGAGCTGGATAAGGATGCGAAGATCATTATTTGTTCCGCAGTTGCACGACGCGACACTGTCATCAAAGCGATCCAGGCAGGTGCACGTGATTTCATCGCAAAGCCCTTACAGTTCGAGAGGATTGAATGGGCTGTTCAACATTTGTTGGAAACAGATACTAGGTGA